In a single window of the Falco rusticolus isolate bFalRus1 chromosome 13, bFalRus1.pri, whole genome shotgun sequence genome:
- the AMER3 gene encoding APC membrane recruitment protein 3: MELKRGKTFIKSSVQHEKVSPVHAVPINKDDTGKDKKVALEENQSVPEVQLAYLATHKNYRFPTRAARNGAGDHSLEKTSGSSYKLVRKSKTHDCVAEADKTEHCSPSSRTCEEGFSGKGKGRLVNSISFSGMSSSSSKKECVVSPSQSACSSQMIDYRNFVPQMPFVPAVAKTIPRKRISLKRSKKGLRDIFHIKKNKPDSLTFLVEKDKNLSSPGCKSEFPGRLAKYLFKSGETFAGDSLSQDCSDSELQSDSSYDCCNTLCEDVASLKSFDSLTGCGEIFADESSAHLELENSKEVLLRRSKHKDSPVMGSFQGGVEQLASPGQNETVEFAKFWDNINKSVMLHQSALFDKKLPKIPGPDMEKDRSPAAASVKDPQASPDKDGDNSKESSTETGTPKSDNQESTSTSDEGYYDSFSPGQDDEMKEAQTPGVPGRFPRDSYSGDALYELFYDPNEVKINPVLDDDLCTSESISEQAIEIPLSIYSFRVGAEENMASQPALDIISQGFFHSTWKGKECLLKLCDTELSLTMGIINWLRKHAGLVSSPDSLQSPQSQPEKSNDSSVLPSPSPEQKGSMESQQEKPSKEESNTFNLCASLEKSKHATQASSVNVTERDHSLDSCHNTSNLDFQEREESHHKDSSTVPETVEAIAASSYASQSQANGDNLQTSSNENEKATISEGCETSGDKNPLPEKLNKESGSQCSETPSLDDNHEVESCYSYKTAATSLLDPLEREDRNKSMYHSLSISCDKPLQPLTLRRFQSYISPTPMESSTNIVQLLEHCVTQVASLKISYENKHLEDKCIGYEMNNIIRKMSQYKNKLSLHNECNCIAQNPEYSSIPSTNQYNYETSFQSSSLYHLKQNGEQIFSEDEKRKAKILEEVSRSKLNFKYAHLNNQALSYLKDFTFDLSSSDSAPATALSRPTFLPLFNSVCSDIPATFSQAADSTTDSLVDSLQPKEAKQCSSGPWSYAETPCRGLAGGSALSPHPEAGSNPGHSSDREELPVTHRH; encoded by the coding sequence ATGGAACTCAAGAGAGGAAAGACCTTCATAAAATCCAGTGTGCAACATGAGAAAGTGTCACCAGTGCATGCAGTTCCTATCAACAAAGATGATAcagggaaagacaaaaaagtggctctggaggaaaaccaaagcGTACCTGAAGTCCAGCTGGCATATTTGGCCACGCACAAGAACTACAGATTTCCTACCAGAGCAGCAAGGAATGGAGCTGGTGACCACAGTCTGGAAAAAACATCCGGATCCTCCTACAAACTTGTAAGGAAGAGTAAAACCCATGACTGTGTTGCTGAGGCAGACAAAACGGagcactgcagccccagcagcaggacttgTGAGGAAGGTTTTTCTGGAAAGGGTAAGGGTCGACTTGTCAACAGCATCAGTTTTTCAGGGAtgtccagctccagcagcaagaAAGAGTGTGTGGTCAGTCCCAGCCAGTCTGCATGCAGCAGTCAGATGATCGATTACAGGAACTTTGTGCCACAGATGCCTTTTGTACCAGCTGTTGCAAAAACCATTCCCAGGAAGAGGATCTCCCTCAAGAGATCCAAGAAAGGGCTCAGAGatatatttcatattaaaaaaaataaaccagacaGCCTCACGTTCCTGGTTGAGAAGGACAAGAATCTGTCCTCTCCAGGCTGCAAGAGTGAGTTTCCTGGGCGTCTTGcaaagtatctttttaaaagtgGAGAAACGTTTGCAGGTGACAGCTTGTCACAAGACTGCTCAGACAGTGAACTGCAGTCTGACTCTTCCTATGACTGCTGCAACACCCTGTGTGAAGATGTCGCCTCACTGAAGAGCTTTGACTCTCTCACTGGCTGTGGGGAAATCTTTGCTGATGAGAGCTCTGCTCACCTGGAGCTGGAGAACAGCAAAGAAGTTCTGCTGAGACGAAGCAAGCACAAAGACAGCCCCGTCATGGGCTCTTTTCAAGGAGGTGTCGAGCAGCTGGCCTCTCCTGGCCAGAATGAGACTGTTGAATTTGCAAAGTTTTGGGACAACATCAACAAATCAGTGATGCTACATCAGAGTGCTCTGTTTGACAAGAAGTTACCGAAGATACCTGGTCCTGACATGGAAAAGGATAGAagcccagctgctgcatctGTGAAAGACCCCCAAGCGTCACCTGATAAGGACGGTGACAATTCCAAGGAGAGCTCCACAGAAACAGGAACACCGAAAAGTGACAACCAAGAATCCACATCCACAAGTGATGAAGGCTACTATGATTCATTCTCTCCTGGACAAGATGATGAAATGAAAGAGGCTCAGACCCCTGGGGTCCCAGGTAGATTTCCAAGAGACAGCTACAGCGGAGATGCTCTTTATGAGCTCTTCTATGACCCAAACGAAGTCAAAATAAACCCAGTCCTAGACGATGACTTGTGCACatctgaaagcatttcagaacaAGCCATTGAAATCCCTCTGTCCATTTACAGCTTTCGTGTTGGAGCTGAGGAGAACATGGCTTCCCAACCAGCTCTAGACATTATCAGCCAGGGTTTCTTCCACAGCACATGGAAAGGCAAAGAATGTTTGCTAAAGCTTTGCGATACTGAGCTTTCACTGACCATGGGGATAATAAACTGGCTGCGAAAACACGCAGGACTGGTTTCTTCCCCTGACTCTCTTCAGAGTCCTCAGTCACAGCCAGAAAAGTCTAATGATTCATCAGTCTTGCCCAGCCCTAGTCCAGAGCAGAAAGGGAGCATGGAATCTCAGCAGGAGAAACCAAGCAAGGAAGAATCTAATACATTTAACCTATGTGCATCtttggagaaaagcaaacatgcaACCCAGGCCTCTTCAGTAAATGTTACCGAAAGAGACCACAGCCTTGACTCTTGCCATAACACATCTAACCTGGATTTccaggaaagggaagagagtCACCACAAGGATTCATCTACAGTGCCTGAGACTGTGGAAGCCATCGCAGCATCAAGTTATGCATCACAATCACAGGCTAATGGAGACAATCTGCAGAcatcttcaaatgaaaatgagaaggcAACAATTTCAGAAGGATGTGAGACATCTGGAGATAAAAACCCACTGCCAGAAAAGCTGAACAAGGAGAGTGGCTCTCAATGCTCTGAAACCCCTTCGTTAGATGATAATCACGAAGTAGAATCATGTTACTCCTATAAGACTGCTGCGACCTCACTCCTGGATCCCCTCGAGAGGGAGGacagaaataaatcaatgtATCACTCTCTCTCTATTTCCTGTGACAAACCACTGCAGCCTCTTACTCTCAGACGCTTCCAGAGCTACATCAGCCCCACACCAATGGAGAGCAGCACTAACATAGTGCAGCTCTTAGAGCACTGTGTAACACAAGTGGCATCATTAAAAATCAGCTATGAAAACAAGCACTTGGAAGACAAATGCATTGGGTATGAAATGAATAATATAATTCGTAAAATGTCTCAGTACAAAAACAAGTTATCGTTGCACAATGAATGCAACTGTATTGCCCAAAATCCAGAATACTCCAGTATTCCTAGCACAAACCAATATAACTATGAGACAAGTTTCCAGTCCAGCAGTCTATATCATTTGAAGCAAAATGGGGAGCAAATTTTCTctgaagatgagaaaagaaaagcaaaaatcctaGAGGAGGTCTCTAGAAGCAAGTTAAATTTCAAATATGCCCATCTAAATAATCAAGCGCTTTCCTATTTAAAAGACTTCACATTTGATCTCAGTTCAAGTGACTCTGCCCCTGCTACAGCTCTTAGCAGACCAACATTTTTACCTCTCTTTAACTCCGTCTGCTCAGACATACCTGCTACTTTTTCACAAGCCGCAGACAGCACCACTGACTCCCTAGTTGACTCGCTGCAGCCTAAGGAGGCCAAGCAGTGCAGCTCAGGGCCATGGAGTTATGCAGAGACGCCCTGCAGGGGTCTGGCTGGAGGGAGCGCCCTgtcccctcacccagaggcaggcagcaaCCCCGGACACAGCAGTGACAGGGAAGAACTACCAGTAACACACCGGCATTGA